The DNA sequence AACACTTGAGGAGGACAAGATATGATATGATATTGTTGATCTGGTGATAGAAATAATGCGAGATTTTGTAGATTGACAAGTGCAGAGAATATGTCACCCAAGTTATCGGGAATATATACATAATCTAGCTGCATACTTGTTACAGCTGGGAAGTTCCAAACCCTTGTCATGGGAGATACACACTTAGACAGATGGAGGGTTTTTATAGCTGGCAAACTGAAAGAAAAAAATGAATCTGATAAAATCCAATCACGAAGACACAGAGTTCTCAGGGCAGGCAAGCATGTAAACCATAAATCCTTAATCCATGAACCCGAAAAAATTATCTTTTATAGAGTAACCAGGACTCCACAGGTGGAGAGTTGTTAAGGCAGGCAAATCACAGCAATCCGATTCGAGTGCACATTCTTCAAGATTGACTCGCAATGTGAGTTTCTCTAACGACTGAGAGCTAAAGGTGGACAACTTATAAGGCTTATGATCATCTAACAAATCAAGAGTTAAAGATTGCACATTGTGTGAGATTGCATACTCAATAAACTTATCAACTAAATCCTTAATTAACACATTATTGTGAACACAAAATTTCACTTCGGAAAGATAGGATTCATAGTCTCGATTAGACAAAACATGGCGGATAAATTCAGAAACATTTTTATATGTAGAGTTTCCATACCAACAGAAATTGAGAAAGGGCAGAGTGGTCCAAATAAATCTCCATCGTCTCGAAAGAGCGCCGGTTTGAACCGCTACTTTTGCATCTACGAATGATAGGACCTTGTGAATTAGTTCATCTGATAATCTGCTCAAAAGGTCTTCATCTCCAATTTCCTGTGCTAATATTTTCCCCTTTTTCTTTGCTCGAGACACCATTTCACCAATTGTACTCGGATCTAATTCCAACTAATATTTATCGGGGGTTGTTCGGAAAGAAAATGACTTAAATTTCACCAAATAAGGTAGAAATTGCCCAAATTGACAATTGTCGGGATTAGTGCCCTTTTCTCGCTTTGTAGTCGCATATAGTATATGTGTATACTGACCTAATATACAGCACCTAATATCTATATCTAGCTTAGGTGCATTGCATGTTTGCACCGTCCCCTTATCTATTTCCTAGCCTCCCTTCTCTCCGTCACATAACTTAATAAAATCCTTATCCACAATCTGCTATGTATTATCCTTTGCATCTCCCAATATTAAGTTCAATTAATACTTGCCTCCTGATTTCTCACTCCCTTCATCTGTATCACTTTGTCCTTTAATATAATAAGTTGGTTGTTCTCTAAAGCTGCTATAAATTTTGGGTATCACTTGTGTGCCTTACTTTAGGAGAACTTGAATTAGACAATGCGGGTAGAGTAGAGCATTTACAGCCAGATGATATTCATTTAGTATACCAAATTAAGAAATAACAGAAATCAACCTACGCATTATGATGATGCGTATTCAGCAGCATATGCGCATGGTATGCCTGCATATTTACCGACTACGCATTTACTAGATGCGAgttctttaaaaaaaataaaaaaaataattaaacaatCAAGCCTATACGCGTTGTTGAAAGGCACAGGAACTTTCGCATTCTCCGGATGCACACAACTGGTTATTTTGGTCACGTCTTACGGAAACTGATATTTTGTGCACGTTCAGCTGAAAATAAGAGGTATTCACCCTTGTTCGGCGGGAGGTTAACGGGCCTGGTAAGCAGGAATGGGCTTCCCATTTGACATGTCCTTTGAATTGTGTTTTAAACCGGTAAGGAATGGGATCCTGCTAATTATTGAACTCAGTTAATAATAATCACACCTATATCCGTGGTTTTGAGATTTCATTCCCAACCTATATTCATAAAGATCTGATTCTTCAACCGGTCTGTTAAGTAGGCAAAAATATTTTCCTAATTCAcccttaaaaataataaatttattattaactTCTACATAAATACACTAATTTATGTATAAATTTCAATAAGATATTTtacaattattttaaatttatgttttattaataTTCCAATTTCATAATTATAATGATGATTGAGAAATATATAAAAAGCAAAACAAGAAGAAGAAAGATTCTGGAGATCTAATGACAAATTACCAGTAAGTTCCATTTTTAAACATATAATATCCATCGTCAGAAACTAACTTAACCAAGGCCTCAAGTTACACAATTTAATAGCAGTACTATCTTCAGTCAGAGAAGGATGTAAAGGTATTGCTAATATTTTCAAGAGAAAAGATAAATCACGTTACCTCAATAATCTCCGAGTCAAAAGTGAGGTTCTTAGCATTACAAAGTCCTGAAAGCATATATGCTAGCCGCTGATGATATTGCTTCCTATCTGCTAATTTTGCTGATTCCACGCCCTGAAACCAGCCATTCAAccttaaatttacattttccaaCTCAGGAACTCCTATTATGGCTGCAAAGATACCAAAAGAAGTGAAGTTGCAGAGTTTTGGTGCTGAAACCGCAATGTTTTTCCAACCAAAATCATAGTATCTGAATATGGTTCTGATAGTGAGGTTCAACAATTGAGGAGGACAAGATATGGAATAATATTTCTGATTTGATGTTAGATATAATGTGAGATTTTGTAGATTGACAAGGGCAGAGAAGATGTCACTCATATTCATATTCTCGGGAAGATATACATCATCCAGTTGTATAGTTGTTAGAGCGGGGAAGTTCCAAACTGTTTTCATGGGAATATTACACTTGAACAGATGGAGGGTTCTAATAGCTGGAAAAGGCAAACGGAAAGAAAAAGATGGATAATCCCAATCATAGAGACAGAGAGTTTTTAGTTCAGGCAAGCACGTAAACCAAGAATCTTTAAGCCACGAATCCAAAAATCTGTGTTTTTCAGAATAACGTGGATGCCACAGATGTAGAGTTGCTAAAACAGGCAAATCCCAGTAATCGGATTCGAGTGTACATTCTTCAAGATTTACTCGCAATGTGAGTTTTTCTAAAGACTGAGAGCTGAAAGTGGACAACTTAAAAGGCTCATGATCATCTAATAATTCAAGACTCAAGGATTGCAGATTGTGATGGAATGCATACTTAATAAACTTATCAACTAAACCCTTAGAGAAGCCTTTATTGCGAACACAAAACTTCAATTCCAAAACATTGGATTGATGGTTTCGATGAGACAAAACATGGCGGATAAACTTTGAAACATTTTTAGGTGAAGAGTTTTCATACCGACCGAAATTGAGAAAAGGGAGATTAGTCCATACATGCTCCCATCGTTTCGAGAGAGCACTGGATTGAACAGCTTCTTTTGCATCCAGAAATGAGTAGATTTTATGAATCAGTTCATCAGGCAATCGGCTGATTCTGTCTTCTTCTCCGATTTCTGCCGGTGATATTCTTCGTTTCTTTTTTCCTCGAGACCCCATTTTGCAGAATTTACTTTGTTTCTCTTCGGTGAACCTTCGCAATTAAAATTGCACAATATGTACTAAAAATGCAAAAAAAATATTACTTGAGGCTTTTAGTtttagtaaaaaaaatataaaagttcGCTTGGGTCCGGGATCGCAAAAACGGACCCGACCCACCCGGTCCGAACCTATTCGAAATTGAACATTAAATATATAGTTTTCTTTAAAATTGAACTTTAAGGGGTTTTATAGGATTTTTTTTTATTCATGAAATCCAGGTGTATTCAATTgggattttaaaaaatatatcagaattttatggtattcaactaatattttaaattatactATAAAATCTGGTGGTATTCAATCGGGATTTTAAATTATTCTTAAAAATCTGAAGGTATTCAATTGGGATTATTTAAAATCCattaaaatctgatggtattcacaTGTTGACGGATTTTTTTGGCTTAAAAAATTGATAGATTTTACGGCATTTTTCAATGTATTTTATGGTTTTTGAAATCCCACCATAATTCATGAGATTGTGAAGAATTGTGTTTAAATTCTAAACACTCTTCATCAACTATACGACATTTTATCTAGAATCTGCGTAAAATGAAAATCTGATATAATCATGAATTATATATAATACATTAAAATCCCAGTTCCTGCACATGTTCATGTTGGACTGAGTCAGGATATCTTAAATATTCAACCTGTTTACAATAgttttaatttaataataatatactTCAGTCGAGCGGATTAACATATAACGACTTAAGACTTATAAGTTATGTACAATTTGATCATCAAGAAAAGAGAATACAATTATGTGGTATGTTGCCAAAGTTTGTAGTATATTTCCTGGAAAAGACTCTTGGAGAAGTATACTATGTTTATACGCGTCGTAAATAAGCACCTCATATTTATCCTTGATTCTTGTTGTTTAGATAGGAATTGTAAGTTTATTCATTTCATATGCCCGATATAAACACGAGAATGGCCCAATTTGTGTCTCTAATATACATGTCATTCGTAAATCTTAGCCCGTATTTCTGTTTTAATTTTGACATAATTTAAAGATAGAGAACTAGTTGATTCAGGTACTCAGCATTTTAGCCCGTACTCCTGGTTTAATTCCAATCCAGATTCCTAACTACATGACCATTGTAAACAAAATGCATGTCATGATCGGATACAAGAAAAGGTGCAAGTTGCCGCAAGAAGTTTGGGATTTTCCAGATTTATTAAATTTAGAACTGGATATGATGTACGTTTACCTCGGAATATCGATGATGTCTTCTGTGCACTTGTTAATGTGCGGGATGTCATGTTATATTCAACAAGAAGGTTCATCATACACAATTTCACTATATCTTATCCTCAATTAGCGCGCCTAAAGATTGGTACCAGATTACTTGCACCTTCTAGTTATCATCGTAGAATTATGGTCATGGCACCAAAGCTCTGCAAACTTTGTATCTTTCCGGTCAAATTAAATATTGATGTGTTATTCTCAATGTATCTATAAAAGTATGGGATAGAAACCAGTTTAATAAGGCGACACTGGAAGAGAAGATAGTAGCTTATCGTCTTTTAGTAATCATGTTATCAAAATTGATGAGTAGTGCCAAGATCATTACTCTCGACTCTGCTACGACTGAGGTAATTGTATATCTTACTTTTGTGATTCTCTAATCAAACTTACTTTGTTTCCTAATAAAAGGTAAATTTAAACCATTATCTGGAGGACGGTGGTGTAAGTTTATAAATTTCTAGGCCAAAAGTAGACGGATCTCTTCTTCAGCTTCTTAATGAAGTGATTTGGCTTCCTGAAAAATCAACTATTTCTGCAAGAACTAATACACATGTTGCCTGTTATCTTTATTTATTTTACGCTGAGATTTAATTTTAAATTGGATTTAGTTTTCAGATATTCCTTAttctaaatattcttttagaaaATATACTTTTTAGGGACTTTATGAGTTCCCGCGTATTTTAAACGGATGCCTTCTCTGTTAAAAAACTTAAAGTACTTGAAATTACCACAACAATATAAAGAATTTAGTAGTATATATCTACTGCATAGAATCTGTTCAGAATTGATGCATTATGTGTCTTGTAGGCAGATATATAAAACATCATACATTGAAACATGATTAGGTATATTTGAAATTTGTTTTTATACAACTAAGGGAATACAAGAATGAAATAGTCGATCGGGAACCTGGTTAAAAATAGTCTTTGTCATGTTGTGTTTAGTATGTCAGACTCAAAACAGTGAAACTTAATTAAATAACTGAAATAGCTAGGAACTAAAAGCATTGGTGATTTCTGGACAGTTTGGTGCATCACCAAATTCGCCTACAATTGTTACATTTAAAAACTGATGCTCAACTAGCAAGCTTTGTTACTCGGGCATGGAGTGTCGTCAGACATGCCAGACGTCCAAGTGTCTGGATTCCAAAAGTCTGAAATTGTGACAAAATAAGTATTAGAGATgtcaaccgtacggatgatgatacctactaaatttagagatgtctaaatgttttttaaaaaaattagattttatagtGTGTGTTTtaataatagtcaaattacggtgaACACaggttcctataaccaagtcttgtctcgagtgatgattctattttcttaaaatttttgttcaacgatccaaccgtagggatgatgatacctactaattttagagatgtctaaagttttttaaaaaaattagattttacatCGTGTATCTTTATAATTGTCAAATTACGGTCATCACGagttcctataaccaagtcttgtcccgagtggtgattctatttttttaaaattcttgttcaacgatccaatCCTACGGACGATGTTAcatactaattttagagatgtataatttttttaaaaaaaatttagattttatatcgtgtgtttttataatagtcaaattacgatCAACATGGGTTCCTATAACCAATtcttgtcccgagtggtgattctatttttttttaaattcttgttcaatgatccaaccatacggatgatgttatctactaattttagagatgtatatttttttaaaaaaaatttagattttatatcgtgtgtttttataatagtcaaattacggtcaacacgggttcctataaccaagtcttgtcccgagtggtgattctattttttttaaaattcttgttcaacgatctaaccatacggatgatgttacctacAAAGTTTAGagatttttatattttttaaaaaaaaaattagattttacatcgtgtgtttttataatagtcaaattattGTCAACACGGGTTCTTGTTACCTAGTCTTAtcccgagtggtgattctatatttttaaaattcttattcgacgatccaaccatacaaatgatgttacctactaattttagagatgtataatttttttaaaaaaaattagattttatatcaaATTAGGAAAACTAGAATAACCCCTAAACTGTACTATTGTCCCGAATAAAtgttcgattttttttaaaaaaataaattttgatgattcaaccatacagatgttaaaaGCAATTGATTTTACTGATATTCAATTGTTTTTTAAATTTTACAGACGTATTTTGTGAAATTGTATAACAATCAAACTAATTATATATTATACTtcttttataatatattttaaatgaacaattacttttttaaataataaagtatTACGAAAAAATTgtgaaatataatatattaaactAAATATCTTTACAAAAAAACAAACAAGCtgttataaaattaattaatacatttttacaaaattaataaatacatTATTAATTTTTATCATGTTTATAGAAATCGTACTAAATCGGTTGACCTACCGATTTACGATTTACCAGAATGGGGATTTTTCGGAAGGTTAAATCAGAATTAAATCggtaatattttaatattatttttaaaatatatgtattaAATATATATTGTAATTGTAGTTGGGTTGGGCCTTAAACATGGTTCCAGGTGGACTTTGTATAGATATAGGCTTCTAGCCCATACATTATTTAAACGCATGATGTATAGCCGTATTGGGTTGGGCCTTGAGTTCTGGACTGCATTTTAAATAATTAGGTTTAGGTTGTATCGTTAACCCTTCCTCCCATCTACCCCCTCCGCCACAGCTTCTTATCTTTTCTTATCTCTCTCCCTTTCTCTAATTCACGTCGTTTTTCTCCTACTTTTATCTCTCTCTTCTCTTATattctaatttctttcttcttctttcatAAAAAATAAAGCTCTGGTTAATTCTTTAGTATGGGTAACAAATCTCTAATTACACGGGGTTTTGATTTAACTTTGTACTTTTGATTTATGTAAATTAGAGTTTACTAATTTAGGTTTATTTGATTTTAGGCTTTTGGGTTAGTATGTTTCATCTCTTTAGTTATGTGAGTTTTGGTTATTATACGCTTCAAGTTGTTTACCCTTAATGATATGTTCATGATATGTTCAGGTAGTATTGTTGAATACTTTTTATATGATGAAACTAAGAATCACAGTATTGGTGTAATGTTTTTTACTTTGTATTTATGTGATATTTGTTGTCCATCATCATTGTTTTCTGCTTTTTAAAATTACTTGGTAAATTTTGGCAAACCACTCGTCTTTGTTGAGTTCACTGACTATCATAGCTTATGGATAGCTCATAGAAATAGTAAGTATTTCAGGGGCTCTTAGAAAGGGCATAAATTGTCAGTATCTTTTCTGCACGGTTAAGGACCTTGTCATGCCTGACCTGCATACTTTTCATGTAACAAGTATCTGCAAGGGTCATTCCTGGAATATGTTGTAATGCCACTCACTGATTTAGGGTCTAATTTGAGCCCGTTTGATATATTTATACTATTAATAACAGGGGAAAGAACATCTTAAAGTTTCATTTAAGTGTGTCTCAAAAGTATTGACAGCTATTCACCTGATGCATTTTAATGTTTTGCAGGGAAGACCTATATT is a window from the Apium graveolens cultivar Ventura unplaced genomic scaffold, ASM990537v1 ctg793, whole genome shotgun sequence genome containing:
- the LOC141704505 gene encoding uncharacterized protein LOC141704505 isoform X1 encodes the protein MGSRGKKKRRISPAEIGEEDRISRLPDELIHKIYSFLDAKEAVQSSALSKRWEHVWTNLPFLNFGRYENSSPKNVSKFIRHVLSHRNHQSNVLELKFCVRNKGFSKGLVDKFIKYAFHHNLQSLSLELLDDHEPFKLSTFSSQSLEKLTLRVNLEECTLESDYWDLPVLATLHLWHPRYSEKHRFLDSWLKDSWFTCLPELKTLCLYDWDYPSFSFRLPFPAIRTLHLFKCNIPMKTVWNFPALTTIQLDDVYLPENMNMSDIFSALVNLQNLTLYLTSNQKYYSISCPPQLLNLTIRTIFRYYDFGWKNIAVSAPKLCNFTSFGIFAAIIGVPELENVNLRLNGWFQGVESAKLADRKQYHQRLAYMLSGLCNAKNLTFDSEIIEALNDISNLLVSLPSPFCKLQYVKLPRGFKESSISSALRSYLLGGSPKATIVKELPQHTIPLSVAVSIRDQHVALQEPLAAPINELVDTQYVYQSLSVDTVNRYVQEEHSVEDTMVDADRVGHDIDSLVERTDKDQVSSLRGGRDSGLWRSHEVNSEFVCLLDRIMQNYPETFEHFTTKNKKLCSMNLNVLCTSLNDFIKVSITDVDCEMIAGYRDVFSYLQNQGLNVSWVVNRLNYIEHLRFSKPLVNELHSIDCHIEDAKTKLQELQDQVNNVKIKLQDLETRVDDAKSKLQDLQTLRTEKLTEIEKAFGTLGTNIAVGFIGDDILPNS